The segment CCCTTTTTTGAAAACCGCATATTTATGCGGTTTTTCTTATGCTTTGGCGTAAAGTTACACCAAAAGTTACACCATTTTTGGAAAACAGCATGCGTGTATGATTGAGAAGGCACAAAAAAAGGATGCCCACCATTAGGCAGACATCCGCAGCTCAAAATTGTTGGATTTCTTAAACTGACGCTTTGCTGGTTTTTTCAACGCCAGTAAGATAGACATGGGCGAGTAGCCTGCTCGTCGTGAGAGTGCGATATCGCACGTTCCCGCTCTCTCTGCGGTTCGTTGTAGCGTTAATACTGAAATGGCCCGTCAAATAACGGTACCATAGGTACAAGGATCACCTCCTCTCACTCAGGATCAGATGTGTCGTTCTTGTAGTAGTTGCGGTTGCTGATGCCGATGAGGGCACCAACAAATGTTGCGATCGCACCGATCGTAGCTGTGATCGCCGTAGTATCCCATCCGTAAATCGTGCCGAGTGTGCTGATCAGCGTGATCAGTGCCGGAACTGCAATAAGGCAGATCCATTTCAAAATGTTGTACAGATTATCTGAAAGTTTCATAATGATACCTCTCTTTCATTTCGCGTGCTAATTTCCGATGCGAAACGGAATAAAATCGCTTATTTCGGTGGTTTACACCGTTTTCGCATCGGGTTTAGCTATCTTTAATAGGTAACTTATCGACCTCATCCATGACCTTTTTAGCTGTTCCGTTACCGCCCAGATTAGAGTAAGGGACAAACAGGTAGTCATGAAGATTTTCGTATTCCTCTTTTGTAATTGACCCGCGGGCTATGTATTTCGGCCCCAGATCCATAATGCGATCGTGCCCCAGACCGCGAAGAAGAAACGCCATTTTTTCATACTCTTCGTTGTTTCTGTCTTTCTTCGCATCGGCACGCTGGAGCAGATAGAGAATGATGCTGCATCCGCCTCCTGTGATGAAGGCGGTCAATAATGTCTGCCAGAACAGTGCTGTCATCAGGCGACGATCTCCCTGATCTTTTTGATCTTCTCCGCCAGTGCAGAGGCTTCGGCTTTCGCGGAATCCTTTTCAGATTTCGCTGTTTCAGCCTCTTTGGTGGCCGTCTTGAGCTGAGCGGCCAGTCCTTCCACCTGTGCTTTTAGCGCCGCGATTTCGGCCGCGCTGGCGTCCTCTGCGCCGCTGTCCGCAGCGTCTTCGGC is part of the Galactobacillus timonensis genome and harbors:
- a CDS encoding phage holin, with amino-acid sequence MKLSDNLYNILKWICLIAVPALITLISTLGTIYGWDTTAITATIGAIATFVGALIGISNRNYYKNDTSDPE